Below is a window of Clavibacter michiganensis subsp. tessellarius DNA.
GCGCTACGAGTACTGGACGCGGCCGGGCGCCTGACCCGCGGCCCCGAGCCGCGGGCCCCGAGCCGGCGTCAGACCCCGCCGCCCCCGCCTCCTCCACCGCCGCCGCCGGAGGTCGTCCCTCCCGTGGATCCGCCGCTCGTGCTCGACCCCGAGTACGCGCCGCCCATGCTGGAGGACACCGACCCGAGGCTCGACGCGAACACGGCCGGCGCGAACGGCGTGCTGCCGGAGTACCAGACCGGCTCGCGCCGCTGGTGCTCGTAGCGCCGCCCGAGCTCGTCGCCCCACTCCCGCTCCTGGCCGAACAGGGCGGCGTACGGCAGCAGCTCCTCGGTGAGGCGCAGCATGTCGCGGTCGTCGCGCGGGAGGTCGGCGCGCAGGGCGCCCTCGGGCGACTGCAGCATCCGGATCCGGTCGGCCTCGGCCAGCCGGATGAACTCCTCCAACCCGCGCAGGTGGTCGCGCAGCGCCACGCCGCGCTCGGTCAGCGGGTGCTTCACGACCGCGACGATCGTCACGCCGAGCGCGAGCGCGGCCGCCACGAGGAACGCGATCACGATCGGCCCGCCGTACGCGTCCACGAGCGACAGCACGGCGAACGCGATGGCCGCCGCCATGCCGATCGACGCGGCGACGAGCAGCAGCACGATCGCGGTCACGGGCAGCGGCTTCCGCAGCCCGTCGGCCAGTGTGCGCTTCCGCACGGACGCCATCACCTTCTGGATCCGCGTGGCCGCGTGCGCATCCGTGCGCTTCAGGTCCGTGACGGTGCCGGCCCCCGCGCCGTCACCGAAGACCGCGGCGACGAAGCCGCGCTCGTCCGGGTCCGTGACGCGCGACGGATCCACCAGCTCGAGCGCGAACGACGGCTTCCCCGTGCCGTCGCGCTCCAGGATCCGCACGGCGCCGCGCACCGCGAGGTCGAGCAGGAGCGCGGTCGTCGCGCGCGCGGCGGAGCCCGAGACCACCGCGGAGACGAGGAGGCCGACGCCCTCCGGCGGGTCGTACTCGGCGACGATCGTGCCGCGGCCGGGCGCGTCCGACAGGCGGCGGCGCCGCAGCACGACCGCGCCGACGGCGGCGGCCACGGCGAGCAGCGCGCCCGCGAGCGACAGCGACGGCCACGGCGCCGCGAGGAAGGAGGAGTCGCGCGCGGTGAAGGTGCCGCGCTCGAAGCCGATGGACAGGCTGAGGTTCTCGCGCGGGCCGAGGTCCGTCGCGGTCGCCGTGAAGCCCGTGTCGGTGCGGGTGATGTACGCCGGGCCGTCGGCGCCCGCGGGCCCGGCCGCCGCGTCCGCCCCGCCGGTGAGTCGGCCGAGGAGCTCCGGCGCGATCTCGACGGTCGCCGTCACCCGCCCGAACGGCTGCGCCCAGCCCAGGCCGTTGACGTCCCAGTAGAACTCGTCGGCGTCCGTGTCGGCGAAGGAGCGCGTGACGTCGCGCTGCTCGTAGTCGACGACGTAGGTCTGCTCGCCCCGCACGAACCCGTCGTCGGCGATGGTGAGCACGGTCGCGCCGTCCTCCGACTCGGTGTCGAAGGCGCGCGGGGCGCCGGATCCGTCCGTCACGGAGAGCACGCGGAGGGCGGTGGGGTGGCCGTCGTAGTCCCGCACGAGCTCGCGGCGGATCCCGCGGTTCTGGTCCCGGTCGGGGAACTCGGCCACGAGCGTCTCGGTGGTGCGGAGCACGGAGCGGCCGTCGGCATCGGCCGACAGCCGGTAGACGGCGTCGAAGGACCGGAAGGAGAAGTCGTCCACGTCGGCGTGCGCGGGCGCGGCGAGCCCGAGCGGGATCGCGAGCGCGGTCAGCAGGGCGGCGATGAGCGCGAGGCGGATGCGGGCGGCGCGGTCGGCGGTCCCGCCGCGGCCCGCCTCGCCGATCCTGCCGGCCGTCGTGACCCGATGCGCGGCACCGTCTCGGCGGCCGAACCCGACGCGGTCACGCATCGGCCGACCTCGCGTCGACCAGCTGCCAGTCCGCGGCGAACGCCCGCGCGCTCCGCGTCTCCAGCTCGAGCCGGGCGCGCTGGAGCAGCCGGTCCGCCTCCACGAGGTTCCCGGCATCCCGGCGCAGGACCTCGCGGCCCGTGTCGATGCGCCGCACGACGAGCTGGGCCTCCCGGCCGAGGTCGCTCACCTCCGCGCCGACCACGGCGGACAGGATCGCGCCGGCCGCGCGGAGCGCCCGCCGGATCGGCCGCCGCGGCCCCGGCTCGAGCCGTGCCTCGAGGACCTCGGCGGCGACCGCCTCGTCCTCCCCGTGCGCATCCGACGTCGTCATCGTGCTCCCCTCGCGCGACCCCCGTCGCCCCTGGAGTCAACCACGCGGGGGCTCCGCCGGCAGGGTCGCGGCGTCGGCCGCCGGCACCGCGTCCGCGGACCGCCGCTCCGGCCCTGCCGCCGCGCGGGCCGTGACGAGCGGGCCGGACGGGGCGGACGCAGCGGGGACGGGGCCATGTCCCCATCCCAACGGAACGGGGCCGCCCGGTCGTCCCCCACGAGGGGGAATCGTCCGGGCGGCCCCGAGGGTCGCGGATGCGGTGCCGCTGGCGCGCCGTGGATCAGGGGCGGGGCGCCACCTTGCCCTGGCCCGGGTCGCGGCCCGACACCACGTTGGTGTCGACGTCGAACGCCTGGTCGCCCTCGCCG
It encodes the following:
- a CDS encoding DUF2207 family protein, which produces MRDRVGFGRRDGAAHRVTTAGRIGEAGRGGTADRAARIRLALIAALLTALAIPLGLAAPAHADVDDFSFRSFDAVYRLSADADGRSVLRTTETLVAEFPDRDQNRGIRRELVRDYDGHPTALRVLSVTDGSGAPRAFDTESEDGATVLTIADDGFVRGEQTYVVDYEQRDVTRSFADTDADEFYWDVNGLGWAQPFGRVTATVEIAPELLGRLTGGADAAAGPAGADGPAYITRTDTGFTATATDLGPRENLSLSIGFERGTFTARDSSFLAAPWPSLSLAGALLAVAAAVGAVVLRRRRLSDAPGRGTIVAEYDPPEGVGLLVSAVVSGSAARATTALLLDLAVRGAVRILERDGTGKPSFALELVDPSRVTDPDERGFVAAVFGDGAGAGTVTDLKRTDAHAATRIQKVMASVRKRTLADGLRKPLPVTAIVLLLVAASIGMAAAIAFAVLSLVDAYGGPIVIAFLVAAALALGVTIVAVVKHPLTERGVALRDHLRGLEEFIRLAEADRIRMLQSPEGALRADLPRDDRDMLRLTEELLPYAALFGQEREWGDELGRRYEHQRREPVWYSGSTPFAPAVFASSLGSVSSSMGGAYSGSSTSGGSTGGTTSGGGGGGGGGGGV